The following proteins are encoded in a genomic region of Xenopus laevis strain J_2021 chromosome 3L, Xenopus_laevis_v10.1, whole genome shotgun sequence:
- the parp11.L gene encoding poly(ADP-ribose) polymerase family member 11 L homeolog — MKSETMEDMDISETQWGWFYLAECGKWHMFETSTSTQCSVSSDQIEQLYKMNPLGTLNFTTAKFNYVLSFTEMTQTNLCTWKKRPVKRAPFSLTAFSYICDNGSIPLPSHWEHVNDSEPYQLVPLLSISNEYSEVASRFGKTMDRSCIKSVHRVQNLDLWEFYCRKKAQLKKKKRVSEINEEMLFHGTDTAFVDAICIHNFDWRINGMHAAAYGKGTYFARDASLSSQFCKNNGKHGDTLQSHGIDLNRCSSWSKKCMFLARVLVGDYAVGNSKYIRPPSKDGTLVNLYDSCVDDPFCPRIYVIFDSTQIYPEYIIQFA, encoded by the exons ATGAAATCTGAAACAATGGAGGACATGGACATATCTGAAACACAGTGGGGCTGGTTTTATTTAGCAGAGTGTGGCAAGTGGCATATGTTTGAG ACCAGCACTAGCACACAATGCTCAGTCAGCAGTGATCAAATTGAGCAGCTGTATAAAATGAATCCCCTTGGAACGCTTAATTTTACTACTGCAAAGTTTAACTATGTTCTCAGTTTTACAG AGATGACCCAGACCAACCTGTGTACCTGGAAAAAAAGGCCAGTCAAAAGAGCTCCATTTTCTCTCACAgcattcag TTATATATGTGACAATGGTTCTATTCCGCTGCCATCACACTGGGAGCATGTAAACGACTCTGAACCCTATCAG cttgTTCCATTACTAAGTATTTCTAACGAATACAGTGAAGTTGCTAGCCGCTTCGGTAAAACCATGGATAGGAGCTGCATTAAAAGCGTTCATAGGGTTCAGAACCTTGATTTGTGGGAGTTTTACTGCAG GAAAAAAGCtcagctgaaaaagaaaaaaagagtttcGGAAATAAATGAAGAAATGCTATTTCATGGCACTGACACTGCATTTGTAGATGCAATATGCATTCATAATTTTGACTGGAGGATAAATGGCATGCACGCTGCTGCCTATGGAAAAG GGACATATTTTGCAAGGGATGCATCGTTATCAagccagttttgcaaaaacaatgGAAAACACGGAGATACACTGCAAAGCCATGGTATTGACTTGAATAGGTGTTCTTCGTGGTcgaaaaaatgtatgtttcttgCCAGAGTACTTGTCGGGGACTATGCTGTTGGGAACTCAAAGTACATTCGACCTCCTTCAAAAGACggcactttggtaaacttatatGACAGCTGTGTCGACGACCCATTCTGTCCCCGCATTTACGTCATATTTGACTCCACCCAGATTTACCCAGAGTACATCATACAATTCGCTTAG
- the parp11.L gene encoding poly(ADP-ribose) polymerase family member 11 L homeolog isoform X2 codes for MTQTNLCTWKKRPVKRAPFSLTAFSYICDNGSIPLPSHWEHVNDSEPYQLVPLLSISNEYSEVASRFGKTMDRSCIKSVHRVQNLDLWEFYCRKKAQLKKKKRVSEINEEMLFHGTDTAFVDAICIHNFDWRINGMHAAAYGKGTYFARDASLSSQFCKNNGKHGDTLQSHGIDLNRCSSWSKKCMFLARVLVGDYAVGNSKYIRPPSKDGTLVNLYDSCVDDPFCPRIYVIFDSTQIYPEYIIQFA; via the exons ATGACCCAGACCAACCTGTGTACCTGGAAAAAAAGGCCAGTCAAAAGAGCTCCATTTTCTCTCACAgcattcag TTATATATGTGACAATGGTTCTATTCCGCTGCCATCACACTGGGAGCATGTAAACGACTCTGAACCCTATCAG cttgTTCCATTACTAAGTATTTCTAACGAATACAGTGAAGTTGCTAGCCGCTTCGGTAAAACCATGGATAGGAGCTGCATTAAAAGCGTTCATAGGGTTCAGAACCTTGATTTGTGGGAGTTTTACTGCAG GAAAAAAGCtcagctgaaaaagaaaaaaagagtttcGGAAATAAATGAAGAAATGCTATTTCATGGCACTGACACTGCATTTGTAGATGCAATATGCATTCATAATTTTGACTGGAGGATAAATGGCATGCACGCTGCTGCCTATGGAAAAG GGACATATTTTGCAAGGGATGCATCGTTATCAagccagttttgcaaaaacaatgGAAAACACGGAGATACACTGCAAAGCCATGGTATTGACTTGAATAGGTGTTCTTCGTGGTcgaaaaaatgtatgtttcttgCCAGAGTACTTGTCGGGGACTATGCTGTTGGGAACTCAAAGTACATTCGACCTCCTTCAAAAGACggcactttggtaaacttatatGACAGCTGTGTCGACGACCCATTCTGTCCCCGCATTTACGTCATATTTGACTCCACCCAGATTTACCCAGAGTACATCATACAATTCGCTTAG